The genomic segment TTGATTGAAGTCTCTGCGGAAGATGAAAAGAAGACTAGACTGGATGGAGCAGTTAGTGAAGACGGTCTGGTATTTGGCACCTATCTCCATGGTATCTTTGATAATGATACCTTTCGTCGCAGTTTTATCAATTATCTACGCCAGCAGAAAGGGCTGCCTAAGTTGGACTGTAGTGCAGAAGTATCTACTGCAGAAAAGAGAGAAAAAGCCTATGAACAGCTGGCAGAAATAGTAAGAGAGAATGTGGATCTGGAGCAAGTCTATCAAATTCTGAATTTATAAATTTTACTCAGGGAAGAGGAATTAAAGCTATGTTTGAACAAATTAGTATTATAGTTATAGCAGCAGTAATCCTGGATTTAGTTATAGGAGAGATAGATAGGATTACTCATCCGGTAGTGATTATCGGTAATTTCATTGACTGGGGAGAGGAAAGATTAAGACAGCTTGCTGGCAGTAGCTTGGCAGAAAAGGCTGCCGGATTGATTCTGGCTGTAGTGACAATTGGGCTGACCTGGTCTATAACTTACTTTTTGGTGATGGCGGCTGTTAAAGTAAATATTATTTTAGGATTAATAATTAAAGTATTATTGATATCTATAACACTTTCTATCAGCGGTTTAGCTGAGGCAGCCAAGGGAATTTACCAACCTTTAGTGAATGATGATTTAGACCAGGCCCGCCAGAAGTTGGACTGGATTGTAGGCCGGGATACTGATGAGTTAGCAGAAAACGAGATAGTCCGGGCTACAGTAGAGACAGTAGCTGAGAATACTGTTGACGGAATTCTTTCTCCATTATTTTATGCTTTCTTGGGCGGAGCGCCTCTGGCCATGGCCTATAAGGCCGTTAATACTCTGGATTCAATGTTGGGCTATAAGAATGAACGCTACCGCTACTTCGGTTGGGCTCCGGCCCGCATAGATGATCTGGCTAACTTAGTTCCAGCCCGCATCAGTGGTCTCTTATTTCCATTGGCAGCCTTATTGTTAGGCAAGAATAGTCTACAGTCATTTAAGATAGTACTCCGTGATGCCCGCAAGCATCCCAGTCCCAACGGAGGCTACTCAGAAGCAGCAGTAGCAGGAGCTTTGGGAGTGAGATTAGGCGGCCTTAATTATTATCATGGAGAGCCCAGCTTCAGAGAGCATTTGGGAGATGAAACCAGAAAGCTAGTAGCTGCTGATATTAAGGCGGCAATTCATTTGATGTACTTAACTACGGGGTTATTCTTGATTAGTGAGATATTGTTTGTGATTATTTAATGGAAGGAGCCAATAAAATGCAACCAAGAGTCGTGATTGCCGGTACCCAAAGTGGAGTTGGTAAAACAACACTGGCTACCGGACTGATGGCTGCCATGACCAAGAAAGGTTATGATGTTCAGCCTTATAAAGTAGGGCCTGATTATATAGATCCAGGCTTTCATACTGCAGCTACCGAACGGATTTCGCGTAATTTAGATAGCTGGATGGTATCTTCAGATAAGTTAATAGAGCTATTTGATAGGAATAGTCAGGGAGCCGATATTTCAATTATTGAGGGAGTGATGGGCCTATTTGACGGACATCGCGTCGATGAAGGAGACGGGAGTACTGCGGAAGTGGCCAAGATTCTATCTGCTCCAGTAATTTTGATCATCGATGCAGGTAAGATGGCTCAGAGCGGAGCAGCTTTGGCTTACGGGTATAAGCATTATGATTCCGAATTGAACCTGGCCGGTGTGATTTTAAACCGCGTCAGCAGTGACAGCCATTATCAGATATTGAAGGAACCGATTGAAGAACTAGGGATTTCTGTGCTGGGATATATTCCGCGGCAGGAGAGTTTAGAGCTGCCGGAACGACATTTAGGCTTAGTACCGACCTCTGAAACCTCTCAGATGGATGATTATATAGATGATTTAGCAGAGGTTATTCTTCAGAATCTGGATTTAAAGGAGCTATATAATCTAGCTGCTGAAACTGAAGAAGTTGAAGTAAAGAAGAAAACTCTATTTTCACAAACCGGACCAGTATCAGAAGTGAAACTGGCAGTAGCCAGAGATGAAGCCTTTAACTTTTATTATGAGGATAATCTTGATTTATTGGAGGAAAACGGCGTTGAATTAGAATATTTTAGCCCTGTTTTTGATACTGCTCTACCTGAAGATATAGCAGGGCTTTATATCGGCGGTGGTTTTCCTGAAAGCTTTCTTGCTGAGTTAAGTGATAATCAGTCTATGCAGAAGAGTATTAAAGAAGCTATTGTAGCCGGAATGCCTGTTTATGCCGAATGCGGCGGTTTAATGTATCTGACAGAAGCAATTACTGACTTCGAGGGAGAGACTCATTCGATGGTTGGATCAATTTCGGGTCGAATAGAGATGACAGATCGGCTGCAGGCGATGGGATATGCTGAGGCTGAAGTTAAAGAGGATAATATTCTATTGAATCAGGGAGATAAGGTACGGGGACATGAGTTCCATTATTCTCGATTAGTAAGTTTACCAGAAGATACTACTTATGCCTATCGATTAACAGGAGGTAAAGGAAGGGATAACCGGGCGGGCGGTATTCTTAAAGATAATCTGTTGGCTTCTTATCTCCATCTCCATTTTGCCAGCAATCCGGCTGTGATTGATAACTTAATTGATAGCTGTCTAAAATTCATAGAAGGGAGCAGTTATTAAAATGAACTCAGAATTAGAACAGGGACTAGTTCAGGTCTATACCGGAAAGGGTAAAGGAAAGACTACAGCATCTTTAGGATTGGCACTGCGAGCAGTCGGCCATGGATTTAAGGTAGTTATGATTCAATTTATGAAGGGAAGTGCTTATTCAGGAGAGCTTTTTTCAACCGAGCGGCTACCTAATTTAAGTATAAAGCAGTTTGGGAGAGGATGTCCCTATGCTGCTTTAATTAGAGAAGGTCTACGTAAATGTGACGGCTGTGGAGAATGCTTTCTAAAAGGTGAAGAGGATGAAGCTAAAGAGGAATTTAAAGAATATGTTGATGAAGCCTATAGTTATGCTCAGAAAGTCTTACAGAATTCAGAGATAGATATTGTTATTTTAGATGAGATCAATAATGCTTTACGGTATGATTTATTGGCTGTAGATGATGTATTGGACTTAATCTCTTTAAAAGGAGATAAGACAGAGCTGATCATGACAGGACGCGGATTTGATGATGATATCTTAGAAGCAGCGGATCTGGTAACAGAGATGAAGGCCCAAAAGCATCCTTATGCTGACCAGGGAATCAGCAGTAGAAGAGGGATTGAATATTGATAATGAACAAGGAAGTGATAAGCCAATGTTGATCAGAAGATTAGTTACTCGCTTGATTATTTCACTGCAGTTTTTGACTAGAATTCCGATTAATGCTGATATAAATTATACTTCTCGTAATGTTGGTAAGTCTATGATTTATTATCCAATTATCGGTAGTCTAATTGGAGCTATATTAGTAGGGCTGAATGTAGGTTTCAGCTTCTTATGGTCTGATTTAGCAGTTAAAGCTTTGCTTTTAATTGCCTGGATTATGATTACCGGCGGATTACATTTAGATGGTTATATGGATACTATTGATGGTATCTTCAGCGGTCGCTCTAAACAGCGAATGCTAGAGATTATGCATGATAGCCGAGTAGGGGCCCATGGGGTAACAGGTCTTATGTCATTATTGTTATTGAAGTTTGTCTTTTTAACTGAGCTTACTGCTCAGATTGAAGTAGAGGTTCTATTGTTGGTACCCACTTTAAGTAGATGGGCTATGGTCTATGCTGCTGCTTTCTATCCTTATGCTAGAGAGGAAGCAGGTTTGGGTACAGCATATGCTGAGTTTGTTGAGACTAAAGAACTTTTAATTGCTTCTTTATGGACAGCAGTCTTAGCAGGCTTATTATTAGGAGTCTATGGTTTGGCAGCCTTTATTCTAGTCTGGATTATAACAGTAGTAATTATTAGAATTATTACTAAGCGAATTGACGGCTTAACAGGTGACTGTTATGGAGCAATTAATGAATTAATAGAGGTATTTGCATTATTAGCATTAACATTAATCTATTAATAGAAAGAGGTGGGTAAAGTGAAAGCAACGGTTAGAGCTCCAGGAACCTGTGGTGAGTTAGTCCAGGGAACAATTAATGGTGATAACTTCCATGTTACTTGTCCGATTAATTGTTATTCATATGTAACAGTAGAATTAACTACAGAGCTGAAAAGAAGTATCTGTAACTGTAATCTATCGAAGACAATTAAGGCTGTCGATAAGACCTTGGATTATCTGGGTAATGATAGCTTAAAGGCCAGGATTGAAGTTGATTCTAATCTAATATCTGAGAAAGGAATGGCCAGCAGTACAGCTGATATTACAGCAGCAATTCTGGCTACAGCCGTTGCTTCAGGAGAAAGGATCACCTCTGATGAAATAGCTAACTTAGCCCTTAGTATTGAACCAACAGATGGTCTTTTTTATGAAGGGATTGTTCTTTTTGATCATGTGCAGGGCAAGCGGTATAGGTATCTGGGTGAGGTGGCAGGAATAGATATTTTGATGCTGGATCTAGGGGGTAAAGTGGATACCTTGGATTTCAATAATAGAAAAGATTTGGCTGAATTAAATCGAAAGAATGAACCAGAGACCAACCGGGCTTTAAAATTGGCAGTAGAAGGGATTAAAGAACAGAATTCAAAGCTGATTGGTAGGGGAGCTACTCTAAGTAGTCAGGCTAATCAGAGGATTTTGGCTAAACCTCACTTTAATAAGCTACTTCAGCTGACTGAATTACAGGGAGTCTGGGGAATAAATGTAGCTCACAGCGGAACGTTGCTCGGAATTTTACATGATTCGAAGAGGATTGAGACTGAAGCTTTAAAAACAGAGGTTCAGAATATGAAAGATGATTTATCTATATATAATGTAAAGCTGATCAATGGCGGATTGGAGATAATTGAGAGCAGTTTCAATCAGGAAAGGAAGTATCAATATGGCTAGTAATAAACGAATCCACGGCGGCAATATTAAGGCAGCAGCAGATAAGTATGGTTTAAAGCCGGATAAGATTATTGATTTTAGTGCCAATATAAACTTTTTGGGTCCTCCGGCTGTAGTAGAGGATGTAATCAAGGATAATTTAGATGATATAGTTAATTATCCAGAGCCGAATGCTCAAAGTCTATCTTTAGCTCTGGCTGAGTACCATGGAGTAGAAGCAGAGAATCTAATTGTTGGTAATGGAGCAGTAGAATTAATATATCTGGTCAGTAAGGTGATTTCACCTGAGCAGGCATTGGTGCTGGCTCCAACCTTTTCAGAGTATGAAGCAGCCGTTGAGAGTGTGGGAGGAGAAGTGAATCTGTTTGAACTGAATCGGGCCAATAAGTTCAGTTTGGAGATTGATGAGTTAATTGTTGAGTTGAATAATTCTCAGCTGGATTTATTATTCTTATGTAATCCGAATAATCCGACAGGAGATTTAATAAGTAAGGATGATTTGTTGAAATTATTGGCTACAGCTGAGAAGAATGATGTTTTTGTAATAGTTGATGAAGCTTTTCTGGATTTTTTATGGGCTGAAGCTGATTATACATTAATCTCTAAAGCAGCAGCTGTTGATAATCTACTGGTGCTGCGGTCTATGACTAAATTCTTTGCTATTCCCGGTTTAAGGGTCGGTTATGCTGTTACTAATCGTCAGCTGGTAACAAAACTGGAAGAAAATAAAGATCCCTGGAATGTGAACCTATTTGCTCAAAGAGTAGGAACTGAGGTTGTAGCTGAAGATAAATATATTCAAAAGACTAAAGAGGCGATTAATCGAGAAAAGAAGTTTCTGTATCAGTCTCTAGAGAAACTGACAGGATGTGAGCCTTATCAGCCGGCAGCTAATTATATTTTAATCGATATTTCTAAAACAGAGTATACTTCGACAGAATTGAAGGATAGATTAGCCAGTAAGGGTATCTTAATTAGAGACTGCAGCAGTTATCATTTATTGGGAAGTAATTTTATTCGGGTAGCAGTTAAGGGTAGAGAAGATAACCAACAATTAATTGCTGCTTTAAAGTCATTGCTAGAAGCAGGGGGAGAATAAAAGATGGCTACTGAGATTATCTTAGTTCGACATGGTGAGACGTTGTGGAATAAGGAGTCCCGGTTTCAGGGTTCAGCCGATGTAAAGTTGAGTTCAGATGGTGTTAAGCAGGCTGAAAGACTGGCGGAAAGATTTGCCGACTTTAGGCTGGATATGGTTTATGCTAGTGATCTACAGCGGGCAGCAAAGACAGCAGAGATAGTAGCAGATCAGCACGGAATTAATATTAATACGGAAGCTAAACTTAGAGAAGCCAATTTTGGTGTCTGGGAAGGTTTAACATTTGAAGAGATCAAAGAACGTGATGGAGAGAAATTAGATGCCTGGCTTAAGGATCCGGTAACAGTTCAGACACCGGAAGGAGAGAACTTTGAAGAGGTACAGAAGAGAGCAAAAGAAGGTTTAAATAGAATAAAGACTAAACATGAAGATGAACAAGTATTAGTTGTAGCCCACGGCGGTACAATTCGGGCACTGTTAGTTGATCTCTTGGGAATGCCGCTAAGTAACTTCTGGCGGATTCAACAGGATAACACTGCGGTAAATATAGTTAAATTCTACGATGGAGATCCGATTGTATCCTTAATTAACTGTACGCAACATTTAAGAGAATAAAAAATAGAACCTCCTTGTTGCTGACTATCTACATAAAGCTAGTAAGAAGATAGTTGAATTAGCAACTAAAAATAATGTAGATACTATAGTAATTGGTGATATAGCAGGTATTAAGCAAAATAATTCAAATAATAAACATTTTGTAGCTATTCCTATACAAAGATTTAAGGATTTGATAGAATACAAGGCTAAATTAAAAGGGATTAAAATTGTTTTTGTTAATGAAGCTTACATTATATATAGATAGATGTTATTGCATCAGTATCTTTTTAGATACTGGTGTTTTTTTATTAAGTATTGCAAAAATTACATGTATAAATCTTGAAGTACCCGGCAATAATGATAATAGAAGGTATCAACTGGTAAAAACTGGGAGGGTCAGCCTTGGGAAATAAAGTAGATATTTCTGGGGTAAATACTTCAGAATTACCTGTTCTATCCAATGAAGAAATGCGAGAGTTATTCAAGAAGATGCAGAATGGAGATAGAGAAGCACGCCAGACGATAGTAGGCGGTAATTTAAAATTAGTACTTAGTGTGTTGCAGCGATTTAATAACCGTGGTGAGCCTATTGATGATTTATTTCAGGTAGGATGTATCGGATTGATGAAAGCAATTGACAATTTTGATCTCAGCAGGAATGTTAAGTTTTCTACTTATGCTGTCCCGATGATTATTGGCGAGATTAGACGCCACCTTAGAGATCATAATCCTATTAGAGTCAGCCGTTCATTGCGTGATACCGCCTATAAAGCTTTACAGATGAAAGAAAGCCTAGAGAATAAAACTTCGGAAGAACCAACATTGACTGAAATTGCTCAGGAATTAGGTATACCCCGGGAAGAGATAGTACAAGCACTTGATGCAATTCAAGATCCTATTTCTCTCTTTGAGCCTATCTATCAAGATGGTGGAGATCCTATTTATGTAATGGATCAGGTTAGCGATGATGATAGTGAAGATGAATCCTGGCTAGAAGGAATTGCTGTTAGAGAAGCACTGCGCCAGCTAGAGGATAGAGAGAAGTTGATTCTAAGTATGAGGTTTTATAAAGGAAAGACACAGATGGAAGTTGCAGATAATATCGGTATTTCCCAGGCTCAAGTATCTCGTTTAGAAAAAGCAGCTTTAGAGAATCTTGAAAAGTATGTAAGTGAGGAACGATAATATGAAAAAAATTAGATTAATGGCTATTACAGTAATTGCTTTAGTTATTTTAGTCGGGTTTGGTACTTCTTCAGCAGTGGTGTTTACACCTGAGCAGGATACCACTGCTTATAAACATAAAAATTTACTGCGGTTACATGTGATAGCCAATAGTAATTCTGTAAATGATCAAAAGATAAAGCGAAAGGTTCGGAACAGAATTATGAATCAAACAAAGAAATTATTTATTGGAGTGACTGATGCTGATAAAGCCCAGGAAGTAGTAAAGGAAAACTTGGGCTACATAGAAAGTGTTGCTGAAGCAGAATTAGCTAGCCTGGATAGTAATTGTCAGGTTAAAGTTAAGTTAGGTAACTTTCATTTTCCAAAGCGAACTTATGGTAGCAAAACCTTGCCGGCTGGAGACTATAATGCTTTAAGAATAATTATTGGTCAAGGGCAGGGTCAGAATTGGTGGTGTGTCTTATTCCCTCCTTTCTGTTATATAGATTCGGTTAATAAAAAGGAAGCTAAGAAGAATTTTGAAGCGTTAGAAAAGGAAGAAGTGAATATCAAGGTTAAATCAAAGTTTATGGAGTATGTAAAATCCAATCCTCAGCTAACCCAAAAGAAAAAGGAAATAACGAATTTGTTAAGAACTTCAGTTACTGATTTAGATAATTTAATTAGCAATTTGACTAGTGATTAATTAATATTAGTTTAGTTAAAGGCTCCCTTGTAGGGAGCTTTTATTATTTTTGGTAACATATCCGGAATGGGATTCATATATATAATTGAGATTAAATACATAATATATAAATAAGCTGGGGAAGAGGAGGGATAAAGGTGATTAAGACCTCTGAATTGAAGAAAAAAGAGGTGATTAGTGTTAACGGCGAAAGATTAGGCTTGATTAAGGATATTGAGTTAGATTTAAACAAGGGAAAGATAAAGGCAGTAGTAGTTCCGGGAGAAAAGAAATTATTTGGAGTTTTATCAGACCCTGATGATTTAGTTATTAACTGGAACCAGATTCAGAAGATAGGTGAAGATGTGATTTTGGTAAATTTAGATGAGTTTGCTAACTTTGAAAATGATATTACTGAGGTAAAATAATTTAAATTAATACAGGAATTTTCTTCTGTTTTATCGAAATTTATAAATAAAGTTTGAATTTATTTACAAAATAAAGGGTTAGGTGATGCTAATATGGATGAATTAGTAAGATTCGGCATATCAATGAAGGAAAGCTTGCTTAATAAGTTTGATGATTTAATTGCAAATAAAGGATATTCCAATCGTTCTGAGGCTATTAGAGATTTGATTAGAAATAGATTAGTAGAGAATGAATGGGAGGATGAAAAAAAAGAGGTTGCTGGAACTGTTACTTTAATTTATGACCATCATTCTTCCGGTTTAAGTGATAAGTTAAATACTATTCAGCATGATGCTCATCACCTTTTTTTGTCAACTACTCATGTGCATTTGGATCATCATAACTGTTTAGAAGTATTAGTAGTTAAAGGAAAAGCCGGAGAAGTACGAAGCATAGCTGAGAGATTAATTGGGGTCAAAGGCGTTAAACATGGTAAATTGACTATTACTTCTACAGGAAAAAATTTGGATTAATAACTAAACCAGACATATATATGTCTGGTTTAGTTATTTTAATCTGTTGAAATAGTATAATATATTAGAGGTGTGAATTTTATGTTCAAATTGATTGAAGGTAAGAAAGTAAAGTATTATACTATAGAGGAGTTTGCTGATACTGATTTGGTAACTCATGCTTTTTCTACTAGATTGGGTGGGATTAGTAAAGGTGACTTTGCTGAGCTGAATTTA from the Acetohalobium arabaticum DSM 5501 genome contains:
- the cbiB gene encoding adenosylcobinamide-phosphate synthase CbiB, with protein sequence MFEQISIIVIAAVILDLVIGEIDRITHPVVIIGNFIDWGEERLRQLAGSSLAEKAAGLILAVVTIGLTWSITYFLVMAAVKVNIILGLIIKVLLISITLSISGLAEAAKGIYQPLVNDDLDQARQKLDWIVGRDTDELAENEIVRATVETVAENTVDGILSPLFYAFLGGAPLAMAYKAVNTLDSMLGYKNERYRYFGWAPARIDDLANLVPARISGLLFPLAALLLGKNSLQSFKIVLRDARKHPSPNGGYSEAAVAGALGVRLGGLNYYHGEPSFREHLGDETRKLVAADIKAAIHLMYLTTGLFLISEILFVII
- a CDS encoding cobyrinate a,c-diamide synthase translates to MQPRVVIAGTQSGVGKTTLATGLMAAMTKKGYDVQPYKVGPDYIDPGFHTAATERISRNLDSWMVSSDKLIELFDRNSQGADISIIEGVMGLFDGHRVDEGDGSTAEVAKILSAPVILIIDAGKMAQSGAALAYGYKHYDSELNLAGVILNRVSSDSHYQILKEPIEELGISVLGYIPRQESLELPERHLGLVPTSETSQMDDYIDDLAEVILQNLDLKELYNLAAETEEVEVKKKTLFSQTGPVSEVKLAVARDEAFNFYYEDNLDLLEENGVELEYFSPVFDTALPEDIAGLYIGGGFPESFLAELSDNQSMQKSIKEAIVAGMPVYAECGGLMYLTEAITDFEGETHSMVGSISGRIEMTDRLQAMGYAEAEVKEDNILLNQGDKVRGHEFHYSRLVSLPEDTTYAYRLTGGKGRDNRAGGILKDNLLASYLHLHFASNPAVIDNLIDSCLKFIEGSSY
- a CDS encoding cob(I)yrinic acid a,c-diamide adenosyltransferase yields the protein MNSELEQGLVQVYTGKGKGKTTASLGLALRAVGHGFKVVMIQFMKGSAYSGELFSTERLPNLSIKQFGRGCPYAALIREGLRKCDGCGECFLKGEEDEAKEEFKEYVDEAYSYAQKVLQNSEIDIVILDEINNALRYDLLAVDDVLDLISLKGDKTELIMTGRGFDDDILEAADLVTEMKAQKHPYADQGISSRRGIEY
- the cobS gene encoding adenosylcobinamide-GDP ribazoletransferase, with translation MLTRESAVEEGLNIDNEQGSDKPMLIRRLVTRLIISLQFLTRIPINADINYTSRNVGKSMIYYPIIGSLIGAILVGLNVGFSFLWSDLAVKALLLIAWIMITGGLHLDGYMDTIDGIFSGRSKQRMLEIMHDSRVGAHGVTGLMSLLLLKFVFLTELTAQIEVEVLLLVPTLSRWAMVYAAAFYPYAREEAGLGTAYAEFVETKELLIASLWTAVLAGLLLGVYGLAAFILVWIITVVIIRIITKRIDGLTGDCYGAINELIEVFALLALTLIY
- a CDS encoding GHMP kinase, whose protein sequence is MKATVRAPGTCGELVQGTINGDNFHVTCPINCYSYVTVELTTELKRSICNCNLSKTIKAVDKTLDYLGNDSLKARIEVDSNLISEKGMASSTADITAAILATAVASGERITSDEIANLALSIEPTDGLFYEGIVLFDHVQGKRYRYLGEVAGIDILMLDLGGKVDTLDFNNRKDLAELNRKNEPETNRALKLAVEGIKEQNSKLIGRGATLSSQANQRILAKPHFNKLLQLTELQGVWGINVAHSGTLLGILHDSKRIETEALKTEVQNMKDDLSIYNVKLINGGLEIIESSFNQERKYQYG
- the cobD gene encoding threonine-phosphate decarboxylase CobD; translated protein: MASNKRIHGGNIKAAADKYGLKPDKIIDFSANINFLGPPAVVEDVIKDNLDDIVNYPEPNAQSLSLALAEYHGVEAENLIVGNGAVELIYLVSKVISPEQALVLAPTFSEYEAAVESVGGEVNLFELNRANKFSLEIDELIVELNNSQLDLLFLCNPNNPTGDLISKDDLLKLLATAEKNDVFVIVDEAFLDFLWAEADYTLISKAAAVDNLLVLRSMTKFFAIPGLRVGYAVTNRQLVTKLEENKDPWNVNLFAQRVGTEVVAEDKYIQKTKEAINREKKFLYQSLEKLTGCEPYQPAANYILIDISKTEYTSTELKDRLASKGILIRDCSSYHLLGSNFIRVAVKGREDNQQLIAALKSLLEAGGE
- the cobC gene encoding alpha-ribazole phosphatase yields the protein MATEIILVRHGETLWNKESRFQGSADVKLSSDGVKQAERLAERFADFRLDMVYASDLQRAAKTAEIVADQHGININTEAKLREANFGVWEGLTFEEIKERDGEKLDAWLKDPVTVQTPEGENFEEVQKRAKEGLNRIKTKHEDEQVLVVAHGGTIRALLVDLLGMPLSNFWRIQQDNTAVNIVKFYDGDPIVSLINCTQHLRE
- the sigG gene encoding RNA polymerase sporulation sigma factor SigG, which codes for MGNKVDISGVNTSELPVLSNEEMRELFKKMQNGDREARQTIVGGNLKLVLSVLQRFNNRGEPIDDLFQVGCIGLMKAIDNFDLSRNVKFSTYAVPMIIGEIRRHLRDHNPIRVSRSLRDTAYKALQMKESLENKTSEEPTLTEIAQELGIPREEIVQALDAIQDPISLFEPIYQDGGDPIYVMDQVSDDDSEDESWLEGIAVREALRQLEDREKLILSMRFYKGKTQMEVADNIGISQAQVSRLEKAALENLEKYVSEER
- the spoIIR gene encoding stage II sporulation protein R, which translates into the protein MKKIRLMAITVIALVILVGFGTSSAVVFTPEQDTTAYKHKNLLRLHVIANSNSVNDQKIKRKVRNRIMNQTKKLFIGVTDADKAQEVVKENLGYIESVAEAELASLDSNCQVKVKLGNFHFPKRTYGSKTLPAGDYNALRIIIGQGQGQNWWCVLFPPFCYIDSVNKKEAKKNFEALEKEEVNIKVKSKFMEYVKSNPQLTQKKKEITNLLRTSVTDLDNLISNLTSD
- a CDS encoding PRC-barrel domain-containing protein, which produces MIKTSELKKKEVISVNGERLGLIKDIELDLNKGKIKAVVVPGEKKLFGVLSDPDDLVINWNQIQKIGEDVILVNLDEFANFENDITEVK
- the nikR gene encoding nickel-responsive transcriptional regulator NikR, which produces MDELVRFGISMKESLLNKFDDLIANKGYSNRSEAIRDLIRNRLVENEWEDEKKEVAGTVTLIYDHHSSGLSDKLNTIQHDAHHLFLSTTHVHLDHHNCLEVLVVKGKAGEVRSIAERLIGVKGVKHGKLTITSTGKNLD